One segment of Sinorhizobium sp. BG8 DNA contains the following:
- a CDS encoding response regulator transcription factor, with translation MRILVVEDDVNLNRQLTDTLKEAGYVVDQAFDGEEGHYLGDSEPYDVIILDIGLPEMDGITVLEKWRAQGKRMPVLLLTARDRWSDKVAGIDAGADDYVAKPFHVEEVLARIRALIRRAAGHASSEIVCGPVKLDTKASKATVDGVHLKLTSHEYRLLSYLMHHMGQVVSRTELVEHMYDQDFDRDSNTIEVFVGRLRKKIGLDLIETVRGLGYRMQPPAGSQ, from the coding sequence ATGCGCATTCTGGTGGTCGAGGACGACGTCAATCTCAACCGGCAGCTGACCGACACGCTGAAGGAGGCCGGCTACGTTGTCGACCAGGCCTTCGACGGCGAGGAGGGGCATTATCTGGGAGACAGCGAGCCGTATGATGTGATCATCCTCGATATCGGCCTGCCGGAAATGGACGGGATCACCGTGCTCGAGAAGTGGCGCGCGCAGGGCAAACGCATGCCGGTCCTGCTTCTCACGGCTCGCGACCGCTGGAGCGACAAGGTTGCCGGCATCGATGCCGGTGCGGACGACTATGTCGCCAAGCCCTTCCATGTCGAGGAAGTGCTTGCCCGAATCCGTGCGCTGATCCGCCGCGCTGCCGGTCATGCGAGCTCCGAGATCGTCTGCGGTCCGGTCAAGCTCGACACGAAGGCCTCCAAGGCAACCGTCGACGGGGTCCACCTCAAGCTGACCTCGCACGAGTATCGTCTCCTGTCGTATCTGATGCATCACATGGGGCAGGTCGTCTCGCGCACCGAACTGGTCGAACACATGTACGACCAGGACTTCGATCGGGATTCGAACACGATCGAGGTTTTCGTCGGGAGGCTGCGCAAGAAGATCGGGCTCGATCTCATCGAGACCGTGCGCGGCCTTGGCTATCGCATGCAGCCGCCGGCCGGCAGCCAATAG
- a CDS encoding HAMP domain-containing sensor histidine kinase, with the protein MVTPSSQKTKARSLTFRVLLIATLWAVVALVVIAIVISTLYRQSVEESFQNLLRAQLYNVINSISADEEATLSGSPQLGDLRFSQPRTGWYWIVEPIGDNFKSPSLSSTSLGNGSIPIPDTDKIPFNTRYERYYTTRDSFNNDVEVAETEVVLDAEGRTARFRVVGARNVLEDDINDFSRSLFIALMGFGIGNIILNGVAILIGLKPLDHARKALEKIRAGESERLAGDFPREIQPLAVEVNALIDSNRRIIERARMQVGNLAHSLKTPIAVLLNEARVLEPQHGELVRSQAEAMQGQVQSYLNRARIAAQRESLLARTEVFPALERLARVMRRLNPDRNFPLSVDPPNLTLAMEQQDLEETVGNLLENAARYAHNSIAIRARLAPPETGDDSASRLTWAIIEVEDDGPGLEPEEIREAMKRGKRLDESRPGTGLGLSIVSEITSEYQGKFNLSRGQSGGLLAKLVLPVVTKDVA; encoded by the coding sequence TTGGTGACGCCGAGTTCGCAGAAGACGAAGGCCCGTTCACTCACCTTCCGGGTGCTTCTGATCGCGACCCTATGGGCCGTGGTCGCGCTCGTCGTGATCGCGATCGTGATCTCGACGCTCTATCGGCAGAGCGTGGAAGAAAGCTTCCAAAACCTTTTGCGCGCCCAGCTCTACAACGTCATCAATTCGATTTCCGCCGACGAGGAAGCAACGCTGTCGGGCAGCCCCCAGCTGGGCGACCTGCGTTTCTCCCAGCCGAGAACCGGCTGGTACTGGATCGTCGAGCCGATCGGCGACAACTTCAAGTCGCCGTCTCTTTCATCGACTTCGCTCGGAAACGGCAGCATTCCAATTCCGGACACCGACAAGATACCCTTCAACACGCGCTACGAGCGCTACTACACGACCCGCGATTCCTTCAACAACGACGTCGAGGTTGCCGAGACGGAAGTCGTGCTCGACGCGGAGGGGCGCACCGCGCGCTTCAGGGTCGTCGGCGCGCGCAACGTGCTCGAGGACGACATCAACGATTTTTCGCGCAGCCTGTTCATCGCGCTGATGGGTTTCGGCATCGGCAACATCATCCTCAACGGCGTCGCGATCCTCATCGGCCTCAAACCGCTCGACCACGCGCGCAAGGCGCTCGAAAAGATCCGCGCCGGCGAGAGCGAGCGCCTGGCGGGGGATTTTCCCCGCGAGATCCAGCCTCTTGCGGTCGAGGTCAACGCCCTGATCGACAGCAACCGGCGCATTATCGAGCGCGCGCGCATGCAGGTCGGGAACCTCGCCCACTCGCTGAAGACGCCGATCGCCGTGCTCCTGAACGAGGCACGCGTCCTGGAACCCCAGCATGGCGAACTCGTGCGCTCGCAGGCGGAAGCCATGCAGGGACAGGTTCAGTCCTACCTCAATCGGGCACGGATCGCGGCCCAGCGCGAATCCCTGCTGGCGCGCACGGAAGTGTTTCCCGCGCTCGAGCGGCTGGCGCGCGTGATGCGGCGGCTCAATCCCGACAGGAATTTCCCGCTTTCCGTCGACCCGCCGAACCTGACGCTCGCGATGGAGCAGCAGGACCTCGAGGAAACTGTCGGCAATCTTCTGGAAAATGCGGCGCGCTATGCGCACAACTCGATCGCGATACGTGCACGCCTTGCGCCTCCGGAGACGGGCGACGACAGCGCCTCGCGCCTGACCTGGGCGATCATCGAAGTCGAAGACGACGGTCCCGGGCTGGAGCCGGAGGAGATCAGAGAGGCGATGAAACGGGGAAAAAGGCTGGACGAAAGTCGCCCTGGAACGGGCCTCGGGCTTTCGATCGTCAGCGAGATCACCTCGGAGTATCAGGGTAAGTTCAACCTCTCGCGGGGCCAGTCCGGAGGGCTGCTTGCAAAACTCGTACTGCCGGTGGTGACAAAGGATGTTGCCTGA
- the ccmI gene encoding c-type cytochrome biogenesis protein CcmI, whose amino-acid sequence MLFWILVAFLTAAVAAMLLLPLLRAPVAEAAADSHDVEVYRDQLDEVKRDEAAGLIGAGEADLARAEIARRLIAAKKAEEKTGTAASVGRNRLAQLLIIVLMPAIGLCLYLTTGSPDLPAQPLAARLANPGNDINILIAKAERHLARNPDDGAGWDILAPIYFRNGRIEDSANAYRQAIRLAGPTPERLDGYAETLMALSDGVVTKDARETLEQSLALAPGNPRAKFYLALALEQDGKDSEAKTAFEALAAESPKDAAWLPLVNRHIAAISAKSPAALGNPTADDVASAAHMDAGGRQQMIEGMVASLEAKLKEDPDNIEGWLRIVRSYVVLDQRAKAEDALKTALMTFPRDSDGGRQLMAMAQELSIPVEESTK is encoded by the coding sequence ATGCTTTTCTGGATACTCGTTGCATTTCTGACGGCCGCGGTCGCGGCCATGCTGCTCTTGCCGCTGCTGCGCGCCCCGGTGGCCGAAGCGGCAGCGGATAGTCATGACGTCGAGGTCTATCGCGACCAGCTCGATGAAGTGAAGCGCGATGAGGCCGCCGGGCTCATCGGCGCAGGCGAGGCGGATCTCGCGCGAGCCGAGATTGCGCGACGTCTGATCGCCGCCAAGAAGGCCGAGGAAAAGACCGGTACTGCCGCCTCCGTCGGGCGCAACCGTCTTGCCCAGCTTCTCATCATCGTTCTCATGCCCGCCATCGGGCTCTGTCTTTACTTGACGACGGGGAGCCCGGACCTTCCGGCGCAACCGCTCGCAGCACGCCTCGCAAACCCGGGCAACGACATCAACATCCTGATCGCCAAGGCGGAAAGGCATCTGGCACGGAACCCCGATGACGGGGCCGGCTGGGATATCCTGGCGCCGATCTACTTCCGCAACGGCCGTATCGAGGATTCCGCAAACGCCTACCGTCAGGCGATACGGCTTGCCGGTCCGACGCCCGAGCGCCTCGACGGCTACGCCGAGACGCTGATGGCGCTCTCCGATGGTGTGGTGACGAAGGACGCACGCGAGACGCTCGAGCAATCGCTGGCGCTTGCGCCGGGCAACCCGCGGGCAAAGTTCTACCTCGCGCTGGCCCTGGAGCAGGACGGCAAGGACTCGGAAGCAAAGACCGCATTCGAGGCGCTTGCGGCCGAGTCCCCGAAGGATGCGGCCTGGCTTCCGCTCGTCAACAGGCACATCGCGGCGATTTCCGCCAAGTCACCGGCCGCTCTCGGCAATCCGACGGCCGATGACGTCGCCTCTGCGGCCCACATGGACGCTGGCGGCCGGCAGCAGATGATCGAGGGGATGGTGGCGAGCCTCGAGGCCAAGCTCAAGGAGGACCCCGATAACATCGAGGGTTGGCTCCGGATCGTTCGGTCCTACGTTGTGCTGGATCAACGTGCGAAGGCTGAAGACGCCTTAAAGACGGCTCTGATGACGTTTCCGCGAGACAGCGACGGCGGCAGACAGCTGATGGCAATGGCACAGGAACTTTCGATTCCGGTCGAGGAAAGCACGAAATGA
- the ccmE gene encoding cytochrome c maturation protein CcmE, which translates to MTRKQKRLVIIGGGVGFLVAAVLLVMFAFSQSIAYFYVPGDLAKASVPPGTRIRLGGLVEAGSVKRGQGSTVAFTVTDTIGEVPVTYTGILPDLFREGQGVVAEGAFEDGNGIFVADTVLAKHDETYMPKDVADRLKAQGVTLGGKENIQ; encoded by the coding sequence ATGACACGCAAGCAGAAGCGTCTGGTGATCATCGGCGGCGGGGTCGGGTTCCTTGTCGCCGCAGTTCTGCTGGTGATGTTCGCCTTCAGCCAGTCGATCGCCTATTTCTATGTGCCGGGCGATCTCGCCAAGGCCAGTGTGCCCCCCGGCACGCGCATTCGCCTCGGCGGGTTGGTCGAGGCCGGATCCGTCAAGCGCGGGCAGGGCTCGACAGTGGCCTTCACCGTAACGGATACGATCGGCGAGGTGCCGGTCACCTATACGGGCATCCTGCCGGACCTCTTTCGCGAGGGGCAGGGCGTGGTCGCCGAAGGAGCCTTCGAAGACGGCAACGGGATCTTTGTCGCTGACACGGTCCTTGCCAAGCATGACGAAACCTACATGCCCAAGGACGTGGCGGATCGGCTGAAGGCCCAGGGCGTGACGCTCGGCGGCAAGGAAAACATTCAATGA
- a CDS encoding heme lyase CcmF/NrfE family subunit gives MIIELGHYALVLALATAIIQSILPLVGALRNDRSLMAIAPTSAIAGFLLTAFSFAVLTFAYVVSDFSVANVWENSHSLKPLIYKFSGVWGNHEGSMLLWVLILTFFSALVATFGANLPDRLRANVLSVQGLISAAFFLFILLTSNPFLRLAPAPAEGKDLNPILQDVGLAIHPPLLYLGYVGFSVCFSFAVAALIDGRIDAAWARWVRPWALAAWSFLTAGIAMGSYWAYYELGWGGWWFWDPVENASFIPWLAGTALLHSALVMEKREALKIWTVLLAILTFSMSLLGTFLVRSGVLTSVHAFATDPTRGVFILGILVVFIGGALSLFAFRAATLKAGGLFAPISREGALVLNNLILTTAAATVLTGTLYPLVLEALTGDKISVGAPFFNITFGLLMLPLLLAVPFGPLLAWKRGDLAGVAQRLFAAVGIGLVLGGVVQYMHGGGPLLAYFGLALAFYMMAGAITDIMLRAGIGKVSPHVMIRRLAGLPGSAFGTALAHFGLGVTVLGIVAVTAFQTESVVEMKPGMRTDLGGYTLTFDGMRQGTGPNYTEESGHFTVSRAGVNVTEIWSSKRLYPARRMPTTEAGIRTFGLSQLYVSLGDPMDDGGIVVRIWWKPAILCIWLGALIMMAGGATSLCDRRLRVGAPQKARRQRAPQLEAAE, from the coding sequence ATGATCATCGAGCTCGGACACTACGCGCTGGTCCTGGCGCTTGCGACGGCGATCATCCAGTCGATCCTTCCGCTGGTCGGCGCCCTGCGCAACGATCGCTCGTTGATGGCGATCGCGCCGACCTCGGCGATCGCCGGCTTCCTGCTGACCGCCTTCTCCTTCGCGGTTCTGACCTTTGCCTACGTGGTTTCCGACTTCTCCGTGGCGAACGTTTGGGAAAACTCCCATTCGCTGAAGCCGCTGATCTACAAGTTCTCCGGTGTCTGGGGCAATCACGAGGGATCGATGTTGCTGTGGGTGCTGATCCTCACCTTCTTCAGCGCCCTTGTGGCAACGTTTGGCGCCAATCTTCCCGACCGTCTGCGCGCGAACGTTCTTTCCGTCCAGGGGCTCATCTCCGCGGCCTTCTTCCTCTTCATCCTGCTGACGTCCAATCCCTTCCTCAGGCTCGCTCCAGCGCCGGCGGAAGGCAAGGACCTCAATCCGATCCTTCAGGATGTCGGCCTCGCCATCCATCCGCCGCTCCTTTACCTCGGCTATGTCGGCTTCTCCGTCTGCTTCTCCTTCGCGGTGGCGGCGCTGATCGACGGACGCATCGATGCCGCCTGGGCGCGCTGGGTTCGTCCCTGGGCACTTGCTGCCTGGAGCTTCCTGACCGCCGGCATCGCCATGGGCTCCTACTGGGCCTATTACGAGCTCGGATGGGGCGGCTGGTGGTTCTGGGATCCGGTTGAGAACGCCTCGTTCATCCCCTGGCTTGCGGGCACGGCCCTGCTGCATTCGGCGCTCGTCATGGAGAAGCGCGAAGCCCTGAAGATCTGGACGGTGCTACTGGCGATCCTGACTTTTTCGATGTCGCTTCTCGGGACGTTCCTCGTTCGCTCGGGCGTGCTTACCTCGGTCCACGCATTCGCGACGGATCCGACGCGCGGTGTGTTCATCCTTGGCATCCTCGTGGTCTTCATCGGCGGAGCATTGTCTCTCTTCGCCTTCCGTGCGGCGACGTTGAAGGCAGGCGGGCTGTTTGCGCCGATCTCGCGGGAGGGCGCGCTCGTCCTCAACAACCTGATCCTGACCACGGCTGCCGCGACCGTGCTGACGGGAACCCTCTATCCGCTCGTTCTCGAAGCCCTGACCGGAGACAAGATCTCGGTCGGCGCCCCCTTCTTCAACATAACTTTCGGCCTGCTGATGCTGCCGCTGCTGTTGGCCGTGCCGTTCGGTCCGCTGCTTGCGTGGAAGCGCGGCGACCTTGCCGGGGTTGCCCAGCGCCTGTTTGCAGCAGTCGGAATCGGGCTCGTACTCGGCGGCGTGGTGCAATACATGCACGGAGGCGGGCCGCTGCTCGCCTACTTCGGTCTCGCGCTGGCGTTCTACATGATGGCGGGAGCGATCACCGACATCATGCTTCGCGCCGGGATCGGCAAGGTCTCGCCCCACGTGATGATCCGCCGCCTTGCCGGCCTTCCAGGATCTGCCTTCGGCACGGCGCTTGCCCATTTCGGCCTCGGCGTCACTGTGCTCGGGATCGTTGCCGTCACCGCCTTTCAGACCGAGTCTGTCGTCGAAATGAAACCGGGCATGCGCACCGATCTCGGCGGTTACACGCTGACCTTCGACGGGATGCGTCAGGGAACGGGCCCGAACTATACCGAAGAGTCCGGCCATTTCACCGTATCGCGCGCGGGAGTGAACGTGACCGAGATCTGGTCATCCAAGCGCCTCTACCCGGCGCGGCGCATGCCGACGACCGAGGCGGGGATCAGGACCTTCGGCTTGAGCCAGCTCTACGTGTCACTGGGCGATCCGATGGATGACGGGGGAATCGTCGTGCGCATCTGGTGGAAGCCCGCGATCCTCTGTATCTGGCTCGGCGCGCTGATCATGATGGCCGGAGGCGCCACCTCGCTCTGCGACCGCCGCTTGCGCGTCGGTGCCCCTCAGAAAGCGCGCCGGCAGCGTGCGCCCCAGCTGGAGGCAGCCGAATGA
- a CDS encoding Do family serine endopeptidase — protein MSTKTSFRPSLTTVLKASTVAGLAAMMLASGIPAKVTNSYAEAVKIDAPQVASFANVVDAVSPAVVSVRVQSNVNPVSDDGDNSFSFNFGGRGFDDLPDDHPLKRFFKEFGGQDGQFHGDRKQQERRFGENKGRKGHLRPTSQGSGFFISEDGYIVTNNHVVSDGQAFTVIMNDGTELDAKLIGKDSRTDLAVLKVDEKDKRKFTFVNFADDSKVRVGDWVVAVGNPFGLGGTVTAGIISARGRDIGSGPYDDYLQVDAAVNRGNSGGPTFNLNGEVVGINTAIFSPSGGNVGIAFAIPASVAKDVVTDLMRDGKVQRGWLGVQIQPVTKDIAESLGLAEASGALVVEPQAGSPGEKAGIKQGDVITALEGDTIKDPRDLARRVAAIEPGKSVDISLWRDGKPQTVKVEIAKLAQDQQASNDTEEAAPAEPSAEQALADLGITVTPSEDGKGVTVASVDSDSDASDRGLKEGDKITSVNNQEIKSAEDITKVIDAARKDGRSKALFQVETNDGSRFMALPINQG, from the coding sequence ATGTCCACGAAAACATCATTCCGCCCCTCGCTCACGACTGTCCTGAAGGCCTCCACGGTCGCCGGTCTGGCTGCGATGATGCTCGCCAGCGGAATCCCGGCGAAGGTCACGAATTCCTACGCCGAGGCGGTGAAGATCGATGCACCGCAGGTCGCGAGCTTTGCCAACGTCGTTGACGCCGTTTCCCCGGCTGTCGTTTCCGTTCGCGTTCAGTCCAACGTCAACCCGGTCAGCGATGACGGGGACAATTCCTTCAGCTTCAATTTCGGCGGTCGCGGTTTTGACGACCTCCCGGATGATCACCCGCTCAAGCGCTTCTTCAAGGAGTTCGGCGGCCAGGACGGCCAGTTCCATGGCGACCGCAAGCAGCAGGAGCGTCGCTTCGGTGAGAACAAGGGCCGCAAGGGCCACCTCCGTCCGACCTCGCAGGGCTCCGGCTTCTTCATCTCCGAGGACGGCTATATCGTCACGAACAACCACGTCGTAAGCGACGGTCAGGCCTTCACGGTCATCATGAACGACGGCACCGAGCTCGACGCCAAGCTGATCGGCAAGGACAGCCGGACAGACCTCGCCGTCCTCAAGGTGGACGAGAAGGACAAGCGCAAGTTCACCTTCGTCAACTTCGCTGACGACAGCAAGGTTCGCGTCGGTGACTGGGTCGTCGCTGTCGGCAACCCCTTCGGCCTCGGCGGCACCGTGACGGCCGGCATCATCTCGGCCCGTGGCCGCGACATCGGCTCCGGCCCCTATGACGACTACCTGCAGGTTGACGCTGCCGTGAACCGCGGCAACTCGGGTGGTCCGACCTTCAACCTCAACGGCGAAGTCGTCGGCATCAACACCGCCATCTTCTCGCCGTCGGGCGGCAACGTTGGTATTGCCTTCGCGATCCCGGCCTCGGTTGCCAAGGATGTCGTAACCGACCTGATGCGCGACGGTAAGGTCCAGCGCGGATGGCTCGGCGTCCAGATCCAGCCGGTTACGAAGGATATCGCGGAATCGCTCGGCCTCGCCGAAGCGAGCGGCGCGCTCGTCGTCGAGCCGCAGGCCGGATCGCCGGGCGAGAAGGCCGGCATCAAGCAGGGCGACGTGATCACCGCGCTCGAGGGCGACACCATCAAGGATCCGCGTGATCTTGCTCGCCGTGTCGCGGCGATCGAGCCCGGCAAGAGTGTCGACATCTCGCTGTGGCGCGATGGCAAGCCGCAGACCGTAAAGGTCGAGATCGCCAAGCTCGCCCAGGACCAGCAGGCTTCCAACGACACGGAAGAGGCTGCCCCGGCCGAACCGTCCGCTGAGCAGGCGCTTGCCGACCTCGGCATCACCGTGACCCCCTCCGAAGATGGCAAGGGCGTAACGGTTGCCTCTGTTGACAGCGACTCGGATGCCAGCGACCGCGGCCTGAAGGAAGGTGACAAGATCACTTCGGTGAACAACCAGGAGATCAAGTCCGCCGAGGACATCACCAAGGTCATCGACGCCGCGCGCAAGGATGGCCGGTCCAAGGCTCTCTTCCAGGTCGAGACCAATGACGGCAGCCGCTTCATGGCGCTCCCGATCAACCAGGGCTGA
- a CDS encoding response regulator transcription factor: protein MKILIVEDDLEAAAYLTKAFREAGIVPDHASDGESGLFLAMENSYDVLVVDRMLPRRDGLSVISELRRRGIHTPALILSALGQVDDRVTGLRAGGDDYLPKPYAFSELLARVEVLGRRKGAPDQDVVYRVGDLELDRLSHTVRRKGREILLQPREFRLLEYLMKNAGQVVTRTMLLENVWDYHFDPQTNVIDVHVSRLRSKIEKDFDQPLLRTVRGAGYMIKDEIPG, encoded by the coding sequence ATGAAGATTCTGATTGTAGAAGACGACCTGGAGGCGGCCGCCTACCTGACGAAGGCCTTTCGCGAGGCGGGTATCGTGCCCGACCACGCGAGTGACGGTGAAAGCGGGCTCTTTCTCGCGATGGAAAACAGCTACGACGTGCTTGTCGTGGACCGGATGCTGCCGCGCCGCGACGGACTGTCCGTGATCTCCGAATTGCGTCGCCGGGGCATTCATACGCCGGCGCTGATCCTCTCGGCTCTTGGCCAGGTGGACGACCGCGTGACCGGCCTTCGCGCCGGCGGTGACGACTACCTTCCTAAACCCTATGCCTTCAGCGAGCTTCTGGCGCGTGTCGAGGTGCTGGGACGGCGGAAGGGAGCACCCGACCAGGACGTCGTCTACCGCGTCGGCGATCTCGAACTCGACAGGCTTTCCCACACGGTGCGCCGCAAGGGCAGGGAGATCCTTCTCCAGCCCCGCGAGTTCCGCCTGCTGGAATATCTCATGAAGAATGCCGGCCAGGTGGTAACCCGTACGATGCTTCTGGAGAACGTCTGGGACTATCACTTCGACCCCCAGACCAACGTGATCGATGTGCACGTCTCGCGCCTTCGCTCCAAGATCGAAAAGGATTTCGACCAGCCGCTCCTGCGCACCGTCAGGGGTGCCGGATACATGATCAAAGACGAGATTCCGGGCTGA
- a CDS encoding PAS domain-containing sensor histidine kinase produces MKTMTDAPRGRAAGERLRLKFPGTAAWEDELSGHGRIFAGPAARHLTRAEPVLKRSIPILIVAFLLIVGISRMIDILTEHDRMEAEIRDATALTAAAVSAVFAGTAGADFSKAERAPMEALLAAHLPQDRLPAGSLVLLAQDNGWIFASSLGGAGYVGTSIARIAPEIAAMHYFGDPAGVTRSKIAGADHDVSIVRMPERAGFIVVANPLGHLDVIWRDQVALNVTLFAGTSAILLVILYAYYIQAKRARDADAIFAESNLRVETALARGRCGLWDFDLAGRRLFWSRSMYEMLGMIPRDSVLSFGDAARLMHPDDEGIYQVARAVAKGEARQVDQVFRMRHAEGHYVWLRARAQLIRMASGRMHIIGIAMDVTEQHRLAQRYQEADQRLADAIECTSEAFVLWDKNDRLVMCNAHYQQAYGLPDEVLVPGTERLIVHAAAARPVIDRRIADADRSNSSQTFEVQLADQRWLQINERRTRDGGLVSVGTDITMMKRHQVRLRESERRLMATIGDLSASRGILERQKTELSIANANYQAEKERAEAANRAKSEFLANMSHELRTPLNAILGFSEILQNQMFGPLGSEKYNEYSRDIHESGKHLLNVISDILDMSKIEAGHMRVSCESIDLAPLIEETMRLMSIQAQQKSIHVDQDVASGLSMVADRRAMKQILLNLLSNAVKFTNDGGTVKVRARKLDGAVTLTIADTGIGIPKSALAKIGQPFEQVQSQYAKSKGGSGLGLAISRSLTRLHGGAMRIYSQEGKGTIISVRIPERERLAARRNAAA; encoded by the coding sequence TTGAAGACAATGACGGACGCGCCACGAGGACGCGCAGCCGGTGAGCGGCTTCGGCTCAAATTTCCGGGAACGGCGGCCTGGGAAGACGAGCTGAGCGGGCACGGGCGGATATTCGCCGGCCCGGCCGCACGCCATCTGACGCGGGCGGAACCGGTCCTCAAGCGGTCCATTCCGATCCTGATCGTTGCCTTCCTGCTGATCGTCGGCATTTCGCGGATGATCGACATTCTGACGGAACACGACCGGATGGAAGCGGAGATCCGTGATGCCACGGCCCTGACGGCCGCGGCGGTCAGCGCTGTCTTCGCAGGCACGGCCGGCGCCGATTTCTCAAAGGCAGAACGCGCGCCGATGGAGGCGCTTCTTGCGGCTCACCTGCCGCAGGACCGGCTCCCGGCGGGCAGCCTCGTCCTTCTTGCGCAGGATAACGGCTGGATCTTCGCCAGCTCGCTTGGTGGTGCCGGATACGTGGGCACGTCGATCGCGCGGATCGCGCCTGAGATCGCCGCCATGCACTATTTCGGCGACCCTGCGGGCGTGACGCGCTCGAAGATCGCCGGCGCAGACCACGACGTTTCCATCGTACGCATGCCCGAGCGCGCCGGCTTCATCGTGGTCGCCAATCCGCTCGGCCACCTCGATGTCATCTGGCGCGACCAGGTAGCGCTCAACGTCACCCTGTTTGCCGGCACCTCTGCGATCCTCCTGGTCATCCTCTACGCCTACTACATCCAGGCGAAACGGGCGCGCGATGCCGATGCGATCTTCGCCGAGTCCAATCTGCGGGTGGAGACGGCGCTTGCGCGTGGTCGCTGCGGCCTCTGGGACTTCGACCTGGCAGGCAGGCGGCTGTTCTGGTCGCGGTCGATGTACGAAATGCTCGGAATGATCCCGCGCGACAGCGTGCTTTCCTTCGGGGATGCGGCGCGGCTGATGCATCCGGATGATGAAGGGATCTACCAGGTTGCGCGTGCCGTCGCCAAGGGCGAGGCACGGCAGGTGGACCAGGTGTTTCGCATGCGTCACGCGGAAGGCCACTACGTATGGCTTCGCGCCCGCGCACAGCTGATCCGCATGGCCTCCGGCCGCATGCACATCATCGGCATCGCCATGGACGTCACGGAGCAGCATCGTCTAGCCCAACGCTACCAGGAAGCCGACCAGCGTCTGGCCGACGCCATCGAATGTACTTCGGAAGCATTCGTCCTGTGGGACAAGAACGACCGACTCGTGATGTGCAATGCGCATTATCAGCAGGCCTACGGCCTTCCGGACGAGGTTCTGGTTCCCGGCACCGAGCGGTTGATCGTCCACGCTGCGGCGGCACGGCCGGTGATCGACAGGCGGATCGCAGACGCGGACCGCAGCAACAGCTCGCAGACATTCGAAGTGCAGCTCGCGGACCAGCGATGGCTGCAGATCAACGAGCGGCGTACGCGCGACGGAGGCCTCGTCTCCGTCGGCACCGACATCACCATGATGAAGCGGCATCAGGTGCGCCTGCGCGAATCCGAGCGGCGGCTCATGGCGACGATCGGCGATCTTTCAGCCTCGCGCGGCATTCTGGAGCGCCAGAAGACGGAGCTTTCCATCGCCAACGCCAATTACCAGGCGGAGAAGGAGCGCGCCGAAGCGGCGAACCGGGCGAAGTCGGAATTCCTCGCCAACATGTCGCATGAACTCAGGACACCGCTGAATGCGATCCTGGGCTTCTCCGAGATCCTGCAGAACCAGATGTTCGGGCCGCTGGGCTCGGAAAAATACAACGAATACTCGCGCGACATCCACGAAAGCGGCAAGCATCTCCTCAACGTCATCAGCGACATCCTCGACATGTCGAAGATCGAGGCGGGGCATATGCGGGTTAGCTGCGAGAGCATCGACCTTGCGCCGCTGATAGAGGAGACCATGCGCCTCATGAGCATCCAGGCGCAGCAGAAGAGCATCCATGTCGATCAGGACGTGGCGAGCGGACTTTCGATGGTCGCCGACAGGCGCGCGATGAAGCAGATCTTGCTGAACCTGCTCTCCAACGCGGTCAAGTTCACCAACGATGGTGGCACGGTCAAGGTGCGGGCACGCAAGCTCGACGGCGCGGTGACGCTGACGATCGCCGATACCGGTATCGGAATTCCGAAGTCCGCGCTCGCCAAGATCGGCCAGCCGTTCGAGCAGGTACAGAGCCAGTACGCCAAGAGCAAGGGCGGCTCGGGGCTTGGCCTCGCCATCTCCCGGTCGCTGACGCGCCTGCATGGCGGAGCGATGCGGATCTATTCCCAGGAGGGAAAGGGGACGATCATCTCCGTCCGCATTCCGGAGCGCGAGCGGCTCGCCGCACGGCGCAACGCGGCCGCGTAG